A region of the Cryptococcus deuterogattii R265 chromosome 1, complete sequence genome:
AGTAGCATATGCACACTTTTTTCCAAATCGTGTGCAGACGCTGCAAGGAAGTTGGCGGTCACACTGCACATTTATGAGGGGTACATCTTATGAGGCACTTCACCACATACCTTTCGCTTCAACCTGCGACATTCCTTGCACTTCATGGAACCAAAAGTCCGTCAGTACTCACTGATATCATTCTGACACAAAAACCTACCGATCTACCAGAGGCAATCGGATCCTCATTGGGCCGAGAACCATCCTCATTATTCTTCTCGTTGTTTTGGTTTCTGTCTTTCATAGTTTTACTTTTTTTGCCAGTCTGAGCGGGAGCAGAGCGGTCGGATGAGGTTGAGCGGCCCCTAGTGTGATCCAGTCGTTGTCTCGTCTCTGATGGCTCACCCGACGACGACATTATGCACTGTAGCTCAAAAGAGAGTTCCACAGCGAGCAGCACGACAAAGATGTAGAGTGATCTGCTGTCTGTGGGCTATTGGAGAAATCGGCTTCTGTGAGTTGTGTGCAAGGAGTGATAAAAAGCATGTAACTATTTTCGTGGTCGTTTTTCGGATTGGGATGGTCTGTTGCCTTTCTTAGCCCACGCCTAGAACTATCGCCGCAAGCCATAAAAGTGCAGCATGCTCATTCCCCAGTATAAAACCGCCGGTCAATAATTGTTACCCCAAATTTCGCAAACCATGCATAAAATACAATTCTGTTGCAAACGGATCAGTGCGGGGTCGGAGAAATTCTGAGCCGAATTAAAGCCAAATTGGGTTTGGGAGGAAAAGGCCCCGCCGAGCCCTGAAAAAGGTCCTATGGCGTTGCCGCACCCATGTTCGGTTATACCAAAGATTACTTGTATTAAGAATAGTTTACATGATGCTTATCTTTGAATTAGCATCCTTGATCGCTAGAAGGGCCAAATTTATGTCCCAGGTCGCCTTCAGTGGTGTCTTGATGCAAAAGGGTGAGTAGGAAGagctgaaaaggagaaagaaggaaatagGCAGAGTACGtagaatgaagaagggagcTTCATTTATTCTTTCACAGCGGGCAAATCCAGGTGGATTTCTGTGCCCTACTTCGCTAAGCGCTTCTCCTACAGCCGACCACTCTCAACAAGACCAATGTACAAGAAACTTCCGGCGATGAATACGTGCTCAAGGATCCGATGCGCCAAGGGGGCCAAGCTTACGACAGCTACGAAATCCACGTAAAGTTAGGCCCAGTGGATACCTCAAGGCCTACTCATTTGGCCAATACGCGAGTCCGGTGAACACAGATAGATGCGAGCCAGGAGAGTGGGTTCAACAATTTATCAAGCGGCATTGTTTTAGAATTTCTGGAGAATAAGGCAGTGGAGGTCACTAGGAAGTCACTGTTTGATAACCAGCAATGGGCGATTCATGCCTCTAACAATGCAAAGATAATCTCGGTGTGAAAACCGACATTCCAAACTTAACGGAGATCGATCAGTTAGATCCTTTTTCGTGTCTTTTTGGTCTCCCTCTCCGGAGCTATTGTATTCGTATTTCCACCCCCATATTCAGTTCTAACGCTGAAGCTCCCACAATCTGATATGGTCCTCAAATATTTCTTGATTAGTAGGTAGTGTAACCTGGGAAGCCAATGAGTGCCGTCACCAGTAGCGATTTCAATGTACATACCTCCATCAATCACAAGGTCATGTCCAGTCATGAAAGTCGACGCCTTATCAGAGCACAAGAGTACCAAGGTGTCACCGATTTCCTTGGGATCCGCAAAGCGACCGACAGGCGTCATTTCATTCCATTTAGCAACCCATTGCTCCCCTTCGCCAGGAGGTGGGTTCTTGATCATATCGGTAGAGACATAACCGGGGGAGATACTGTTGACGGTGATACCATATTTCGCCCATTCTCCGGCTAGAGACTATAAGGTGTCAGTGTGCCAGCAGTTTGAGAAAGAGCCTCATGCTTACCTTGGAAGCCATGGTGAGCCCAGCCTTAGAAGCATTGTAGGCTACTTGATACTGAGGGGACATGTTGACGAGACCGCTAATGGACGAAATAAAGACAATCTTTttgttgagcttgacttcatcttttctggATCCTTGAGCAGTCTCATTTTCGGGAATGGCAGCTGGAAGACCGAGCCAATGCCTAGTGAATGCGCGAGCGAGGAACAAAGGGGCAACGAGGTTAACGTCAAACATCCTGCGCAAGTCGGCTGCGGGGACCGTTAATCCAGGGCCTTTACTACAATGTTCATCACTCACCGTCCTTCATGTCGATCATTTCGA
Encoded here:
- a CDS encoding 2,4-dienoyl-CoA reductase, giving the protein MFSIDYRGKIVFITGGGRGIGFALTEAFAEAGATVVITYNSRDPSEHVRAVSKKFGVPIHVYYCPAEESKRIDEVIELASREVGEVDIVIANAGMSQWVEMIDMKDADLRRMFDVNLVAPLFLARAFTRHWLGLPAAIPENETAQGSRKDEVKLNKKIVFISSISGLVNMSPQYQVAYNASKAGLTMASKSLAGEWAKYGITVNSISPGYVSTDMIKNPPPGEGEQWVAKWNEMTPVGRFADPKEIGDTLVLLCSDKASTFMTGHDLVIDGGYTTY